DNA from Synechococcus sp. CBW1108:
AGCCGTGATCGCCACGGTGATCAACACGCCGCCAAAGCCCAGCCGCAGCCCAGCCGCGGTCATACCGCGGATGCGGCGCAGGTCGGTCTTGAGACCGGCGTAGAAAATCAGCAGCGCCAGGCTCACCCGGTGCAGGGTTTCCACCTGCAGCGGGCCGAGGGGCTGGGCCTGGGTCAACCAGGCGGTGGGAATCGCCATGCCCAGCAGCAGCACGGCGGCCGCCCCCGGCAACCGCCAGGCCGCCGCCAGGCGATCCACGGCCAGGGCCGCCAGGTAGATCAGCCCCAGCCCCAGAAAAAACCCGCGCGGCAGCAGCGTGCCCTCCAGATGGGCGTGGGGGAGGGGCAGGGCGATCAGCAAAGGGCTCAGCACCTGGGTCTGCGGCAGCAGCGGCCTAATCCTCGCTCCGGGGCAGGACTGGCCGGGCCGAGCAAACCACTCGCCGCCAGGACGCAGTGATGCGCTGATGCAGTGATGTAACCTGTCTGCTATGCGCACCACGCTCGACATCGAAGACGATGTGCTGGCCGCCGCCCGGGAGCTGGCACGCCGCCAGGGCACCACGGCGGGCCAGGTGGTGTCGCGCCTGTTGCGAGCTGCGCTCAGCGGCGCACCCTCCACGGGCCAGGCTGCGGCCGAGGCACCACCCAGCGCGGCTGGATTTCGCCCCTTCCAGGCCCGGGCTGGGGTGGTGGTGACCAATGAGCAGATCGATCAGCTGCGGGATGAGGCCGGCCTCTGATGGGCCGGGCCCTGCTCGACATCAACGTGCTGATCGCCCTGCTGGATCAGGGCCATCTGCTGCATCGGCCCGCCACCCGCTGGCTGGAGGGGCAGCTCGAGCAAGGCTGGGCCACCTGCCCGATCACCGAAAACGGCGTGGTGCGGATCATTGCCCAACCGGCTTACCCCAATGCGCAACCGGCGGCCCTGGTGGCCGCACGCCTGGCGGAGGCCTGCAGCCACTCCAGCCATATGTTCTGGCCGGAGCCGATCAGCCTGCTGCAGGAGGGATTGATCCGCTGGGAGCGGCTGCTGGGCCCGCGCCAGATCACCGATGCCTACCTGCTGGCCCTGGCCGCCAGCCAGGGCGGCCGCTTCGCCAGCTTCGATCAGCGCATCACTCTTGAAGTGGTGCCCAGCGCCGAGGCCCACCATCTCTGCCTGATTCCGTGCAGCTGAATCGATGGGGCTGCCCGTACCGCACAGGCTGGCTATCCCTGGAATGCTGCCCTGATCCCATGACCTCCCGACTGCCCCATCCCGGCCGGATCGCCCGGCTCCCCCTGATCCTGCTGGCCCTGGCCGCCGGCAGTGCCGCATCGGCAAACCCGCTCACCTGCAGCAACGCCACCCTCAAAGGCACCTACCTCTACAACGAAAGTGGCGTGCTCAACGGCAAGCCCTATGCCGAGAGCGGCCGCGAGGTCTACGACGGCCGGGGCGGCATTGTGCTGAGC
Protein-coding regions in this window:
- a CDS encoding TA system VapC family ribonuclease toxin; amino-acid sequence: MGRALLDINVLIALLDQGHLLHRPATRWLEGQLEQGWATCPITENGVVRIIAQPAYPNAQPAALVAARLAEACSHSSHMFWPEPISLLQEGLIRWERLLGPRQITDAYLLALAASQGGRFASFDQRITLEVVPSAEAHHLCLIPCS